GTGCTATCCACGGGAGCATATGATTTGATATGGGATGGATACATAACCAATTCGATCAGGACATGTGTCAATAATGTATGAAAGCATAGAAGGGAAGCCAAACTCTAAATAAATTGAGCACTAAATTAGttaccatttttttataagtttattttgatGTGAAATGTTGTGTTTAGTGTATAGTAAATCTCACATGGTagattaaacaaatatatatatatatatatatatataaaatattatacactTTCTGTTGTTTAGTTTACAAtgtaaaaaacttagattaataaaatataatataagaattttcttattataataaAGTGATGTGAATAATGaataatgtaaaaataataattatctaaTAATCAACCTTAAAATCACACCTTACAAGTGGggaaaagaattattaaaaaaaaaaaaaaaatttaaaagttgtGGCCATACAATGCCTAGAAGCACGCAAAAAGAATGTAAGTGAAAGAAAACGTAGGAGGTGACGTGGTGAAAACTCCACAGCGGTTTTGTGGATGAACATTTATtctattactttaaaaaaaaaaaatagtaaactacatatttggtccTTATCTTTTACACcgtatttttatttagtccataacttttcaatttagtccataactttttaattgtgtcaatttggtccctaacctttctaggttatgtcaatttagtctctaccATTATCTTTTGGATGGAAATTGCTGACGTGACAAacgatcaaaataaaaaaaaattatttattgccACCTAGTCTAACATGTCAGAAtaatcttaaataaataaataaaacttttttttttataaaaattttggaaacaaacacacacacaaaggagaGGGGAGAAAGTTCAAAATTCCTAACCCATGAttacttcactttttttttttttaaacccaaatcaaatatttttgtttgataagaaAGCTTCCTGATTTCATTAAACAACGGTAAACCTAAATTAAATCCAAAATCTTTGCCTccctaaaatccaaaatccCTAACAGTGAGGACGACAACACCTTCTCCCTTACAACAATTCCTTCTCCTTAGAGCAACGCCTTCTCTATTCCAGTGACACCAGGCCTTCTCCTCACCGGTTTGCTTTCAACCCGTCAAGCCATTCAAATTCTATCAATACACAAACCCACCTGCTATTCTTACTCCTTTGCGATGATGGCGACAATAGTGGCCTTGGCAAAAACTTTCTTCCTTGTACTTAAAAAGTGCAGCACCTGCACtccaagccaaaaaaaaaagcatgtctCCCCTGCACAGAATActcaaaagatgaaaaatttattatgagtataaaattaaagaagaacCCATGAGCTttaaaaaaccataaataacaaaaagaatgaaagaaagatagaTACAAATTTTGATGTACATAGCATACTTGTTTATGTAGATGTGTTCTCTATGCAAAGAACTTTTGGCTTTAGAGAAAGCATTAGACAAGTGGGTGGGTAGTCACTAGAGAGCAAAAGGTTGAAGGGATGCCGGCGGTGAAAACTAGGTGGAGATGTTATGGTGTTCTAATTTAGtttaagtatttttaaatttgacttgttattattttatgtgtattttagtattttttaaaaagctaatGTGTTTTGAGtcatatcaacaatttgtaaaataatttatgtctATAGCCACGTCAGCAGTTTCCATCATAACGACGAGAACTAAATCGACACAACAgcaaaaggttagggaccaaattgatacaattgaaaagttagagatcaaattaaaatatagtgtaaagaatagggaccaaatatataatttatcctaaaaaaattaaactttctTACTTACAAATCTTTCGTACCACCTTTTGTATTTCACTTTATACTCTATCAATCGcaatttgttatatatatgtataattttctttataaaataatcaaagtttaaaattaaaaacaaaaacacacacgataagttgtgattagtaaaatataaaataaaatacaaaaaaatggtACAGAAGATTTATGACGAAAATCAAAACGGTCTATATTAAATGAACCTAATTAACAAACAAGGTTGAAAGAAGTCTAACTAACGCACTAAAAAGACCCAAGAACACTCTCTAAAAATTGCACGAGTTAATAAGTAGGGGATGAAAGCAGCATATACGCATGTGATGACGCGAGGCAAAAGGCACAACTGTACAGTGATGAGGATCTTGATAACAATAAATACCCTGAAGCTCTGTCACTTCTTCATTCACTTCCATCTCTTTGGTTTACAACAcccttcactctctctctcttcaaaacaCAACAACCCCACGAGTCATTCGCTCCCTTCtgttaatttcatttttgtttgttttttttttcccgataTATTCCAAGTTTCTGAAACattcaaaataaacaagtaGGTTGATTTGTGCATTGAATATaagactattttttttgttaatattccAAACAAACAGGAAAGAAAAGGATTGCCtcttgattgattgattgattgtaTTGTTCTACCCCCTGAAGATTGTTTAATTTTGGTAGAACTAGTGGGCTGCAACGGTGATGGTGATGGAAAGTGCGTGTAATGTATTGCATGGATTGAAGCCGACCATTTTAATGGTGGTGGTCCAGTTTGCATTTGCTGGGGTCAATGTGTTCTACAAGCTTGCCGTAAATGATGGAATGAACCTGAGGGTTATTGTAGCTTATCGCTTCCTTTTCGCATCAGCTTTTATCACTCCTCTCGCTTTTGTTCTTGAAAGGTACTGGTTTGACACTTCCACCATCCATGTTATAtagtattttattctatttcttCTAGATCTCTTTCTTCCAAAAAAGCCATCAACGTCGACAAATCATAGTATTTGatcataatttatataatattttatgcatGGTGACTGGCGACTATTTGCTTAATTCTCATCAAAAGCCATCAACGTGGTCCTAAGTTTTTCCTctataatttcatatattttcctCCATTTCAAAAGCTTTCTGCCAGGTTTTGGCTTTTCAAAAGTTGTTTGCAAGGGTcctttaaaatttgtttatattacTTACTTTCTGCAAATTTCAAGGAACTCCACAAGTTGATATTCTATtcaataacttttattttaatttattaaaaaaaaatcgcaATTTTCTAACTAAAGGTTCTGCCTTTGTACTCATCTATGTACTAGAGATCCGGATGTGTTTTAACTcatatatattcttattttttgggcAGGAAAAGCAGACCAAAGTTAACACGGGTAGTACTCTTCCAATCATTTGTTTGTGGCCTATTTGGGTAAATTTcatacatcttcttcttatattataGTTCCCTAATTAATTTACATCTACATGATGAGGATCTAAAATAATGACATCTAAAATATTCCAGGGGATCATTAgctcaaaatttatatattgagaGCCTAGCCTTGACATCTGCAACATTTGCTTCAGCCATAGCTAATCTTATTCCTGCCGTCACCTTCATTTTGGCAGTCCCATTCGGGTataaccctctctctctctctcaaatcaatTGTAGAcaagaaatatattttatgaTGCTAAAAATTTGTTACTACATGTGTAAAATATGATCCAAGGtgacaaataaattaatcaagtagAGCATTGTATAGTAACTTGTATAGATTTTGTTTGTAATCTACACAGGTTGGAGAAGCTAAATCTGGGAACAATAGAAGGAAAGGCAAAAGTGATGGGAACATTAATGGGAATAGGTGGGGCGATGCTGCTTACTTTCTATAAAGGCGCAGAAATTGACATTTGGTCTACTCATACAAACCTGTTGCATCACTCTCAACATGATCGGAATGGACACTTGGCAACTGATTCTAGTAATCGCCTTTTGGGCTGTATTTTGGCTGTAGGAAGTTGTATGTCATACGCCTTCTGGTTAATCATCcaggtgatttttattttattttatttatttatcttaatcattatcaaaaacaaaaattgatccCTAAATTTCGAAACAAAACGAAAAAAGAGCTTTGCTAGAGTTATCTATAACTTACATAAAAAGTTTCACATTACTctcacactatttttttttttttgttgataatttgatacTTGGAAGTAAGTTATTTGAATCTTGTAGATTTCTgatgaaaatatcaaaatataacCATTGAATTATAAAGTTCTTGACAACTCACCGCaatataaaaactttaaaagtgtaaaaaatttTGCCTAAATTTAGGTGGTTttagacttttcttttttattttatgggtcataacaaaacattaatttttttttccccataaatttgtttttcaaaataattcacTAACAAATACTCTTAGggtatttgttaattttttccttgttttattataacatttattgcttcttcctctttttttaatttaatttatttctatTCAAACTCAGGTAATTATTGAGTACTCTCAGAGTTATCTAAATGCGTACTTCTCATTCTCACATAACTGTGAGttacattaattaaatttatggtgagacCCATAATTCATGTGAAATGGGagaagtacgcatttatggtactctcgaagaattcaataattttctttcaaaccccaagaaattattatttacactAGGAGGACTGCTGATGTGGTCCTTTCTGATCAATGAGATGATGTCATTTATGCAAATGTATGTGTGAGCTTCTTAATCAGCATAaggaatagaaaataaaaataaaaactaccggatgatgtcacatttgcataaataataacattttattgATTGGAAGATTAAGGAGAACTATGTCAGCGGTCCTCCTGGTGAACCTAATAATTTCTTTCAAACCCCACTTTAAAAAGTCTCCAAAATTTTGTTCCTTCTATTTTAGTACTTCCTACTTTATATGGGTTACTAATTAATTGATAGAAGACAGGCTAAAATGAGTGAAAGATATCCATCATATTACTCCGGCACAGCTTTGATGAGTATAATGGGAACAATCCAAGCGGTTGTTTTTGCCCTATGCATGGAGAGGGATTGGAGTCAGTGGAAGTTGGGTTGGAATATTAGGCTGCTTACAGTGTCCTATTCGGTACGTTTTAATGGCAAGTTGTAGTTTGTGACCTAACATTAGTGTAGAAACATTAATACTGATTATTTATTGCTAATTTGACTCATGTTTTAGGGAATTGTGGCTTCTGGACTCATGGTGACATTCATTGCATTGTGCGTGCACATGAGAGGCCCTTTATTTGTCTCTGTCTTCAACCCTCTAATGCTTATTTTAGTTGCCATTATGGGGTCTCTAATACTAGACGAAAAGTTGCACATTGGAAGGtacattatttaatttttatgtctaTTGTCTATTGTACTACATATAAAAGTGggtacaaattttcaaaataccttctttaatttaaacttaaagcGAAGGAGTgttgttaattttataaataaagtaaatggtatgttaagaaatttatttattaaatttttttaaaaagatttccTTTTGGAATATTGAGACAAAGTAAGTATGACTTTTTGACGATTTGAGTTCATTATATACTCAATCTCTTAATTACCTCTATGTATCAAACATGAAATTGTGTTACCATCGTTTCATCCCCgtttatattaatataaaataatggaataATTAACTTATAGTATAATAGACCATTTgaatgtatatttttattttggtttttagaattataaataatataatactaAGCTATAGTAATTTAAACTGATTAGAACTCATATTTTTAAGACAACAACAGCAACCCAACGccaaataaattttgattaaattagGTTTGAAATTCtataaagaaattcaaattaaattcaGCATATTCTTTTCTGTAAATTCTCCAACTTTATGTATagttgaaatgaaaattttaaggaaTACTAAAATAGTGCCTATGCTAATCCTTTACCGGAAAGGAGAATAATACTAGTAGAGTGTACTTGTTCAAAAATTGGGGAAACactcttgcttcttcttttttccccctaattACTAGTATTATTTAAATGCATCTTTTGATTGCATCATGAAATGAATTACAAGTAACAAAggatttcctttctcttttgttttttgttttttcgcTAAACTTTTGATGAGGTATTTGATAATTCATATCATTGTATATGTTATTttgaacccaaaaataaataatgattttgCCTTTCAAATGACAGCATTATAGGAGCCACGTTGATTGTATGCGGGTTATACGTGGTGCTGTGGGGTAAAGGCAGGGAGATGAAGAAGATAACTCAACTAGCACCCTCAGAATGCTCCCCAGAATCTGACTTGACCCATATTGTTATTACGTCTCCTATGGATGGCGACAATAACAACAACAGTGCAAGCGTTAAAGTCAATGACCTTTCAACCCCTATTGCTTCTGTAGATGACAGCACATCTGAAAAAGGACATGAAGAAAGTCCTGGgcaaaaaggggaaaagaaaaatagtacgCTTTGAAACTCTAAACACAATGCAGAAAGCAAATCTTTTGTTCCAATTGCCCAGTCTTCACGGCGATTTTGATAGATTTGGAAGTGGAACACACAGATTAATCTTGACTGTGTGTGATTTTGATAGGATTAGAAGTGTAAGATATGAATTGAGGCCCCACTAATTCTTAAAGTAACTTCACTGTGAAGATCTTAGAGCAAGCCCCAAAATGGTATTTTACAATCCACACACGCTAAAAACATGCATTACTTGAAGTTGTAAtcgtaaaaaaaatataacattgtGTCTCtaatttcttattaataaaAGGAGGAGAGATAGtgttgtgttgtattttttattgtgtagatatatattatcttaatgtgttgtatagaaaaataaaagttgaaatgttgagtgtgttgtaaaataatatgatataatagataaagtagcttttgagatggtaaaattgaattttttgaaaaaatcagaTGCATTTTGAAATAGATAGTATAATAGATAGTTCTAATCATTCATTTTCGAAATTAGTAAATTAGAATTTTCTAGGTCATCCACATTCAATATTCACCATCACAATTTTTGTATctgtttaaattatatattgatgatgtgaCAATTTAATCCATGTATGAGTTGTTTCCAAAttaatgcaaaattttttaagaacCCCCGGCCCATAGCAAATAGGAACTCTAATCAAACTTAATTTGGAAGACACAATTATCATGgaattcaattttctttcttgtaCACTTCttcgttttatttttttcagttAATTAAATGAACAATTTACTTTGCTTtccttttatgggaaaaaaattggCTACTGAGATATAAGTTTTACcaaataaaagtatttttttatataaaaagtttcaacttatggtgtTCACTTTTGATAATagctttttataattaaatcaagacactaataagtttttagtgtagatggggattgaactccagatctcttatacaatcattagaaactttaccaattaagctaactGGAATCTACAAAAGTACTTTCTTCAATTCCATGAAATTCACTTAATGTTCCACTAATTGCATAATGTCATATTCTTctccacaatatatatatacatatatatatatatatatatatatatatatatatatatatatatatatatatatttaaatgagacATACAATTTAACAAGATAAAATGGTCACACTTACTCATATTGAAAATAATAGATAATGATAATTGATAATGAACTATCATGTAACAAtgtcaaaatatgaaaactcgtagaagaaaattgtaaaacttcatatattgtatatttttttcttatcaataattcgatatatttaaattctttttttattaaattttatttaatttaagctTCTTAATGACCCTTCTAAAATAAATTCCTAGAGCAACTACTGCTTATGATGTAAGACGCCTCATGTTTAATTTTGTGCAAATCCAAAAGTGATAATGGGAAACGATGATGCTTATTGCTTGCCTCATTAGAAAcattataaaacattaaaataataataataaaccaacTTGAAGACAGACCTTCAAGTAGCGTGAGAGGAATGCCTGTTGGCATAGATGTCCTTTGAACTCTGGATTATGTATGTGTGAAAGTAATTTTAATTCCCTTTTACCTTTTCCTTTTACAAATGAGATATAGAAATGCCAccatgattttcaaatttatctcAATAGGGTGATCTATTGTggatttttgataattttagctgacaagaagaaaagttttgataattttagtTGGTAAGAACAAAAGACTATACAAAATTGTTTTTCAGTGTGTTAAATTGatgacaaaaattcaaaaataaatgttgaattattttagataatgaACAATGTGTTTGAGATTAGGATCTTGGGATTTGGTGGCGAGAATAGAGTAATTATGGAAGTGTACGGTTTCAAAAATGACGTCTACTTTTCATCTAGACG
This portion of the Castanea sativa cultivar Marrone di Chiusa Pesio chromosome 7, ASM4071231v1 genome encodes:
- the LOC142643694 gene encoding WAT1-related protein At1g68170-like; amino-acid sequence: MVMESACNVLHGLKPTILMVVVQFAFAGVNVFYKLAVNDGMNLRVIVAYRFLFASAFITPLAFVLERKSRPKLTRVVLFQSFVCGLFGGSLAQNLYIESLALTSATFASAIANLIPAVTFILAVPFGLEKLNLGTIEGKAKVMGTLMGIGGAMLLTFYKGAEIDIWSTHTNLLHHSQHDRNGHLATDSSNRLLGCILAVGSCMSYAFWLIIQAKMSERYPSYYSGTALMSIMGTIQAVVFALCMERDWSQWKLGWNIRLLTVSYSGIVASGLMVTFIALCVHMRGPLFVSVFNPLMLILVAIMGSLILDEKLHIGSIIGATLIVCGLYVVLWGKGREMKKITQLAPSECSPESDLTHIVITSPMDGDNNNNSASVKVNDLSTPIASVDDSTSEKGHEESPGQKGEKKNSTL